The following coding sequences lie in one Synechococcus sp. PCC 7336 genomic window:
- a CDS encoding phage tail protein: MATFPEILTNSRFYLELKLDGSKEPVDGYFMECSGFQYSQEVTEIVEVTPQKWGKNGNSRGRLARTKIPGHVTFSNLTLKRGLTTSSSLWDWVEKVEEGNWSEQRQKGSLTIYNQAAKQQVRWEFQRAWPVSYQISDLDVKSGDFNIEEIELAVEDLRRVRVPAS; this comes from the coding sequence ATGGCCACATTTCCCGAAATTCTCACCAACTCCCGCTTCTATCTGGAGCTCAAGCTGGATGGCAGCAAAGAGCCGGTGGATGGTTACTTTATGGAGTGCAGCGGGTTTCAATACTCGCAAGAGGTAACTGAGATTGTGGAGGTTACCCCGCAAAAGTGGGGTAAGAATGGCAATTCGCGAGGGCGCTTGGCGCGCACGAAGATCCCGGGTCATGTCACCTTTAGCAATCTCACCTTGAAGCGCGGTCTCACCACGTCGAGTAGCTTGTGGGATTGGGTCGAGAAGGTGGAGGAGGGCAATTGGAGCGAACAGCGGCAGAAGGGATCGCTGACGATTTACAATCAAGCAGCCAAGCAGCAGGTGCGATGGGAGTTTCAGCGGGCTTGGCCAGTCAGCTATCAGATCTCGGATCTAGATGTCAAAAGTGGCGACTTCAATATCGAAGAGATCGAACTTGCCGTTGAAGATCTCAGACGCGTTCGGGTACCAGCATCGTGA
- a CDS encoding DUF6760 family protein, translating into MHQEVAFLALHCHWSLQEILDLEHRDRRRWVQEVAQLRGRGSGEG; encoded by the coding sequence CTGCACCAGGAGGTAGCCTTTCTCGCCCTGCACTGTCATTGGTCGCTGCAGGAAATTCTGGACTTGGAACATCGCGATCGCCGTCGCTGGGTGCAAGAGGTCGCCCAGCTACGGGGGCGAGGGAGTGGCGAGGGCTAA